Proteins encoded in a region of the Paenibacillus thermoaerophilus genome:
- a CDS encoding cupin domain-containing protein, translating into MKISKHSAEHYVWGDRCDGWQLVKNQDLSIIHERMPANTSEVRHYHQYARQFFFVLSGVATIEIEGKEMVLNPHEGVEVPPLVPHQMFNKSNHDVEFLVISQPTSKGDRVLAD; encoded by the coding sequence ATGAAAATAAGCAAACACAGTGCCGAACATTACGTATGGGGAGATCGTTGCGATGGATGGCAACTGGTGAAAAATCAGGATTTAAGCATTATTCATGAGCGGATGCCGGCCAATACGTCGGAAGTTAGACATTATCATCAATACGCGCGCCAATTTTTCTTTGTCCTGTCAGGCGTAGCCACCATCGAGATCGAGGGGAAAGAGATGGTTTTGAATCCGCACGAGGGAGTAGAAGTTCCCCCTCTGGTGCCGCACCAGATGTTTAACAAGTCGAATCATGACGTTGAGTTTTTGGTGATTTCCCAACCGACCAGCAAGGGCGACAGGGTTTTGGCGGACTAA
- a CDS encoding cold-inducible protein YdjO-related protein encodes MLQTETAKPDIAPVPIWRCKTAGCKAWMREELAPSPHPACPICKGPMIRSIKHLPKLVTKYKAKKK; translated from the coding sequence TTGTTGCAGACGGAGACGGCAAAGCCGGATATCGCCCCGGTCCCGATATGGAGATGCAAAACGGCAGGATGCAAAGCCTGGATGCGCGAAGAGTTGGCGCCATCGCCCCATCCAGCGTGCCCCATCTGCAAAGGGCCGATGATTCGCAGCATCAAGCATCTGCCCAAGTTGGTGACCAAATATAAAGCGAAGAAAAAATAA
- a CDS encoding PAS domain-containing sensor histidine kinase yields MAGLIAALDSQPVDPATRDGLKQSLQQLSHLKFALDESSIVAITDRRGIIQYVNDKFCEISKYSRDELIGQDHRLINSGHHDKAFMRDLWRTIASGRVWNGDIKNRAKDGTFYWVRTTIVPFLDERGDVLHYLAIRNEVTRLKQVEEDLQQLMSQLMQVQEEERRRFSRELHDGIGQSLFSLLIQIDRILGDDPRDEWRKLRDDVSRIIEDVRGLAWELRPSVLDDLGIVPAIRSFVDNYSSYHGINVRFEHKLGRRPDVQTETVIYRIVQEALTNVAKYAGVDEAFVTIRDTDEGIEAVIEDKGAGIPEHRRGKGVGLHSMEERARSVGGRLRIESQPGRGTRVVLTVPRGG; encoded by the coding sequence GTGGCCGGCTTGATCGCCGCTCTGGATTCGCAGCCGGTCGATCCCGCGACCCGGGACGGACTGAAGCAGTCGCTGCAGCAGTTGTCCCACCTCAAGTTCGCGCTCGACGAATCCTCGATCGTCGCCATCACCGACCGCCGGGGCATCATTCAATACGTCAACGATAAATTTTGCGAGATCTCGAAATACAGCCGGGATGAGCTGATCGGCCAGGATCACCGCTTGATCAACTCCGGGCACCACGACAAGGCGTTTATGCGCGACTTATGGCGGACCATCGCCTCGGGCCGGGTGTGGAATGGCGACATCAAGAACCGCGCCAAGGACGGCACGTTCTATTGGGTCCGCACGACCATCGTTCCGTTCCTGGACGAGCGGGGCGACGTCCTTCACTACCTGGCGATCCGCAACGAAGTGACCCGCCTGAAGCAGGTCGAAGAGGATTTGCAGCAGTTGATGTCGCAATTGATGCAGGTGCAGGAGGAGGAACGCCGGCGCTTCTCCCGCGAGCTGCACGACGGCATCGGGCAAAGCCTGTTTTCGCTGCTGATCCAGATCGACCGCATCCTGGGCGACGATCCCCGGGACGAGTGGCGGAAACTGCGCGACGACGTCTCCCGGATCATCGAGGATGTCCGCGGGCTCGCCTGGGAGCTGCGTCCGTCCGTGCTGGACGACTTGGGCATCGTGCCCGCGATCCGGAGCTTCGTCGACAACTATTCGTCGTACCACGGGATCAACGTCCGCTTCGAGCACAAGCTGGGACGGCGCCCGGACGTGCAGACGGAGACCGTCATCTACCGGATCGTGCAGGAGGCGTTGACGAACGTGGCCAAATACGCCGGCGTCGACGAAGCCTTCGTGACGATCCGCGATACGGATGAAGGCATCGAGGCCGTCATCGAAGACAAGGGCGCCGGCATCCCGGAGCATCGCAGAGGCAAGGGCGTCGGACTGCACAGCATGGAAGAACGGGCCCGCAGCGTCGGCGGCCGGCTCCGCATAGAATCGCAGCCCGGCCGCGGCACGCGCGTCGTGCTGACGGTCCCCCGCGGCGGATGA
- a CDS encoding response regulator transcription factor, which yields MKLLIVDDHAVVRSGLASLLDGKHGIAVVGEAGEGDEGIAKALELRPDVVLMDLSMPHGKDGLTATAELKKLAPEIAVLILTMHDDEEYLFRSIQAGASGYILKNAPHEELVSAIRSVAAGHAYLYPTATKRLMSEYLERLSGGGQPSDAYDTLSDREKEILSLTAKGYSNKEIAELLTISVKTVETHKSHVMEKLGLKTRPELVKYAAQKGLLQFE from the coding sequence ATGAAACTGCTAATCGTGGACGACCATGCTGTCGTCCGATCGGGTTTGGCCAGTTTGCTGGACGGCAAACACGGGATCGCGGTCGTTGGGGAAGCCGGCGAAGGGGACGAAGGCATCGCCAAGGCGTTGGAGCTTCGCCCCGACGTCGTGCTGATGGATTTGAGCATGCCTCACGGCAAAGACGGGCTGACGGCAACCGCCGAGTTGAAGAAGCTCGCGCCGGAGATCGCCGTGCTGATCCTGACGATGCACGACGACGAGGAATATTTGTTCCGCAGCATTCAAGCCGGAGCGTCCGGTTATATCCTCAAAAACGCTCCTCACGAGGAGCTGGTGTCGGCGATCCGGTCCGTCGCGGCCGGACACGCTTATCTGTACCCCACCGCAACGAAGCGGCTGATGAGCGAATATCTCGAGCGGCTGTCGGGCGGCGGACAGCCGTCGGACGCGTACGATACGCTCTCGGACCGCGAGAAGGAGATTTTATCGTTGACGGCCAAAGGTTATTCCAACAAGGAAATCGCCGAGCTGCTTACGATCAGCGTCAAAACGGTGGAGACGCACAAAAGCCACGTCATGGAGAAGCTGGGCCTCAAGACGCGTCCGGAGCTGGTCAAATACGCGGCGCAAAAGGGGTTGCTTCAATTTGAATAA